AACCCGCCAGGCGCCCACACCGCTCACCACCTTCGCCACGCGCGCGCAGGGCTGCAGCAAGGCGACAACGTCCGACAGGGGCTCTGACATTCGACACTTTCGATAATGAGATATGGACTTTCCATTATATCAAGTATCGCCCCCTCGATCTAGGCTTCGGGCACTCACAAAAAGGAGTGTTTCATGAAGACCGTTCTCATCACTGGTTGCTCGTCCGGCTTCGGCCTGGAGATCGCGCGGCATTTCCTGCAGGAGGGCTGGAGGGTAATCGCGACGATGCGCACGCCGCGCGCCGACCTTTTGCCTGCCTCTAAAAATCTCCAGGTCGTCGGCCTAGACGTCAGGGATCCGGACAGCATCCGCAGCGCCGTCGAGGCCGCGGGCGACATCGATGTCCTGGTCAACAATGCCGGCATCGGCTGGCTGAACGCGCTGGAAGGGACCAGCCTGGACACGGCGCACGACGTGTTCGAGACCAACACGCTCGGAACCATGGCGATGATGCAGGCGGTGCTGCCTGGGTTCCGGGCGCGCAAGGGCGGCGTCGTCGTTAATGTCTCGTCCAGCGTGACGCTGAAGCCGCTCCCGCTTCTGTCGGTCTACACGGCGAGCAAGGCGGCGGTGAACGCGTTCACCGAATCCGTTGCCCTTGAGCTCGAACCGTTCAACATCCGGGTGCGGATCGTCCTGCCCGGCCGCGCGCCCGTCACCCGCTTTGGCGAAAATGCGCGGACGCGGATGCAGGCCTCCGGCGGCATTCCCGATGCCTATGGCGAACTGGCCCGGAACGTGTTCGCCGGATGGGCCGGAGACACGGCCGACCTGACACAGGCGCGCGACGTTGTAGATGCCGTCTGGCGTGCCGCGACCGACCCAAACTGTCCGATGCGCCTGTATGCCGGAGCGGATGCCGTGGCCCTGGCCGCATAGGCTGCGCTCACGTCAGGTTCCCGCCACGCGCCGGCGGTGGCGGCCGCTGCGCGGCGCAGGAAGGCGCGGGCAAGGGGTCGGCGCATGGCATGTGCATCACGCCGCGACCATGCGTCCCGCCCGACCCCGATACGGCATCAGCCTCTTGCGCTCGATCGCCCGGAATGGTTTAGGCACCGCTTCCTGACGGTCGCGACGGCCGGATTCCTCTCGGCTGGGCACGCATGATCCGTCTCGAATCCATCTCCAAGCAGAACGGCAAGCAGATCGTCTTCATCGAGGCGTCGGCCACGGTGCAGCGCGGCGAGAAGGTCGGTCTCGTCGGCCCCAACGGCGCCGGCAAGACGACGCTGTTCCGCATGATCAACGGCGAGGAGCAGCCGGACGAAGGCCAGGTCTCGATCGATAAGGGCGTCCGCATCGGCTATTTCAGCCAGGACGTCGGCGAGATGTCCGGCCGCAGCGCGGTGG
The Mesorhizobium australicum genome window above contains:
- a CDS encoding SDR family oxidoreductase codes for the protein MKTVLITGCSSGFGLEIARHFLQEGWRVIATMRTPRADLLPASKNLQVVGLDVRDPDSIRSAVEAAGDIDVLVNNAGIGWLNALEGTSLDTAHDVFETNTLGTMAMMQAVLPGFRARKGGVVVNVSSSVTLKPLPLLSVYTASKAAVNAFTESVALELEPFNIRVRIVLPGRAPVTRFGENARTRMQASGGIPDAYGELARNVFAGWAGDTADLTQARDVVDAVWRAATDPNCPMRLYAGADAVALAA